The following are encoded in a window of Impatiens glandulifera chromosome 5, dImpGla2.1, whole genome shotgun sequence genomic DNA:
- the LOC124938166 gene encoding two-pore potassium channel 1-like, with protein MMADSNAKQPLLSGSLDQIPQTNKNRSFQGRRIRRSKSASRVQYLPPTETKGVDHHHNDNDDKGLPHKLTGGIHTSFRKVMLFLAAYLGIGTVCFYLVRNQISGQKTNGILDAVYFCIVTMTTVGYGDLVPSSVPSKLLACVFVFSGTALVGFILSNAADYLVEKQEALLVKTLHHHNRQNVDGAEIEKEMEANKAKYKCLMVFSFLLVMIVTGTIFLVMVEKLNFVDAFYCVCSTITTLGYGDKSFSTKAGRIFAVFWILTGTILLGQFFLSIAEMNTERRQQELAKWVLRKNMTSHDIERADLDSDGVVGAAEFVIYKLKEMGKISQEDVSLVMEEFKSLDLDQSGTISDMDIKLAQTSRRG; from the exons ATGATGGCGGATAGCAATGCAAAACAACCATTGCTCTCAGGATCATTAGATCAGATACCTCAAACCAATAAAAACAGATCTTTTCAAGGAAGAAGAATTCGCAGAAGTAAAAGTGCTTCTAGGGTGCAATATCTTCCCCCCACTGAAACCAAGGGAGTTGATCATCATcataatgataatgatgataAGGGTCTTCCTCATAAATTGACCGGAGGAATCCATACAAGTTTTAGGAAAGTAATGTTATTCTTAGCTGCCTACTTGGGTATTGGCACAGTTTGTTTCTACCTCGTTAGAAATCAAATTTCAGGACAGAAAACAAATGGAATTCTCGATGCTGTTTATTTCTGTATTGTGACTATGACAACCGTTGGTTATGGTGACCTTGTTCCTAGTAGTGTTCCCTCAAAGCTTCTTGCATGTGTTTTTGTCTTCTCTGGAACGGCTTTGGTTGGTTTTATACTAAGCAATGCAGCTGATTACTTGGTTGAGAAACAGGAAGCTCTGCTGGTTAAGACATTGCATCATCATAATAGACAAAATGTTGATGGTGCAGAAATTGAAAAGGAGATGGAAGCCAATAAAGCAAAATACAAATGTCTTATGGTGTTTTCCTTTCTGTTGGTGATGATAGTTACAGGGACAATATTTCTGGTAATGGTAGAAAAGCTCAATTTTGTGGATGCTTTCTATTGCGTTTGTTCTACTATTACAACTCTTGGATATGGAGATAAGAGCTTCTCAACAAAAGCTGGACGTATTTTCGCAGTGTTTTGGATTTTGACAGGAACGATACTCTTGGGACAATTTTTCCTTTCTATTGCGGAGATGAACACTGAAAGGAGACAGCAGGAATTGGCCAAATGGGTTCTTAGGAAAAACATGACAAGCCATGATATAGAGAGGGCTGATCTTGACAGTGATGGGGTTGTAGG AGCTGCTGAATTTGTCATATACAAGCTGAAGGAGATGGGAAAGATCAGCCAAGAAGATGTCTCGTTGGTGATGGAAGAGTTCAAGAGTCTTGATTTAGATCAATCGGGAACAATATCGGACATGGACATAAAACTCGCCCAGACCTCTCGACGAGGTTGA